The sequence below is a genomic window from Thermoplasmatales archaeon.
GAGCCATCACCATACGCAGCAATGGTCGCAGCCCAGAGAGTAGCTGAGGAGCTAAAAGAAAAAGGAGTGGATTCATTGCATATAAAGGTAAGGGGAATAGGAAGGGGAAGGAGTAAAAGCCCCGGGCCAGGGGCGCAGGCAGCCATCAGGGCGCTGGCGAGAGCTGGCTTCAAAATAGGGAGAATAGAAGATGTTACACCTTTGCCTCATGATGGATGCAGGGAAAAAGGAGGGAGGCGCGGGCGAAGAGTATGAAACTTTCATTTCTTGAGTTAAAAGATAATTATGCAAAAATTTTGTTTGAGGATACAACCCCTCATTTTGTGAACGCTATAAGGAGAACTCTTATTTCAGATATTCCGAAGCTTGCGATAGAAAATGTGAAGATATATGAC
It includes:
- the rpsK gene encoding 30S ribosomal protein S11; this encodes EPSPYAAMVAAQRVAEELKEKGVDSLHIKVRGIGRGRSKSPGPGAQAAIRALARAGFKIGRIEDVTPLPHDGCREKGGRRGRRV